The following nucleotide sequence is from Acetivibrio cellulolyticus CD2.
ATATGAAACGTTTGACATCGTCTCCATTATTTCCTTGTTATATGTCTGGATTTCCTCAAGAGACATTATAACCTTGTCCCTATCCTCTATTTTGTCAATCCAGTAATCCGCATTGAGCATCTTAATCTCAGTATTAGCCATAGTTTTTACCGGCATTTGCTCACTAGCACTTACACCTAGGGTTATCTGCAAAACGGTCAGAACAGCAACGCACATACATAAATATTTTTTCAACAAAATATCTCCTCCTTTATTTTTTCCAATTACAAGCAATTATATTTTATTGCCTTATCAAAAGTCAATATAATTAATTTAGTCCGTATTCATCCAGAACCAACTTTGCTCTGTAATGTGATAAATTAAAAGACTGCCAGTCATTTTTCTCTGCAAGTCTCTCTTTCCTTAACTTAAGCTCATGTCTAATATCACTTGAAATTTGTTCATTTTTATTACCAAGAAGCGTTACCATATAAGGCACTGCATCATCTGAAAGACTGGTCAGATAATAAGTATCGATGATTTCTCCTGTGTTAGTTTCAAACCTTCTGATATTGTTATTTACAATGAATACATCTGCATTAAAATAGTTTATTGCAATATATGCGATTATCGCAACAACTATATATGATTTTAGTAATGAAAAACTTTCTCTCCAAACTTTGATCAAAGTTGCAATGAGTATAACAAATATAAATATCATAAATGCGTGTGTAAAAACTCTAAGGTAAGTATACCCGTATTCTTCCTCATAAAGCGACATTCTGAAGTGAGCAGATAAAAGCATAACCATTGTACATGCAACCAGCAGTGTATTCAAAACTTTTAAGGCCATAGATACAATTGCATTATCATTTTTGGTGAGGTTTATTATACTTGTCAATATGCTGACATTTATTAATGTAACAGCAACCAATTCAAAGAATCCTCTTCTTGCGTATTCAGCATAAGTAACACCCTGTGGCAGTAACGAGCTTATACTTCCAAAAAGATACGTAAACTGTATTATTGTAAAAACAACATATATTAGATTCACTGATATCAGCATAGTTAAAACTATTACAGGATCCCAAACCTTCCTTATTTGAACATTGTCCACAATATTTTTACCTGTTTGCCTGTTATTTTGATAATAAAGGCTCCAAAGGTAACTGAATATTAATGAGCCTATTATTAGCCCAATAATCAACTGTGCAGTAAAGTCTCCAATGCTTAAGTTTATAAACAAATCGGAAATATTCCCCATCCAATGGCTGAACACCTCATCAGCTTCAGAAAGCAGAGCAATTACCACTGCTATTAACGGTACGGATAATAACAAGCCTATGACCACTTTGCTTATAACCGAAGCCTTTCCTGAATTAGTTTTCTTTTTCAAAATTTTTGATATTAAACTGAAAGGCTTTAATATATAAGAAAAGGTTCTAACAAATAACGCATTCAATAAATCAAGTATGAATCTGGCATCAAACCATTTGTAATCGTTGTTATTTGTTATAAGCAGTGTCTGCATGAATATTAGCATTGGTATTATCAGAAAATTAAAAAACATGAATATCGCATTTGAAAAAAACATATAGGCAAAAGACAACATAACAATCGGAATGGTTAACATCGTTCCAAAATTAATTTTAAATACTATTTTATCTCGTAAAGTAAATAACAGCACACCGTAAAAAGCCAAAACAAAAATCGGATATGAAATACCTAATTCTTTCTCATAGAATAAGATGTTATAGACCACTGCAAGTATAATAGAACCTATCAGAAGATAAATATTCTCCTTTTTCACTATATTTTCTTCCATACCAACACTACTTATTTCAATTTTCGGGTTATTTAATTCTTCCATAAACTATTCCCCCTTTAACTTTTCAGAATCATATTCAAGGATATCTCCCGGTTGGCAATCCAAGGCTTCACAAATTGCTTCAAGAGTTGAAAAACGCACTGCCTTGGCTTTGCCCGTTTTGAGTATTGACAGGTTAGCCAATGTAATGTCAACCTTAGATGCAAGTTCAGATAAACTCATCTTCCTTTTCGCCATCATGACATCTAAATTTACCAGTATAGCCATAAAGCCCCTCCTCTATATAGTAAGGTCGTTTTCTTCTTTTACAATTACAGCCTGGTGGAAAACCTCAGCCAGTATTATTGAAAACAATCCGGCAATTACAAACACCATCGACATTATGATTGTAAGGATTGAAGGAAAGAAAACTATTTTTACAACATATGATCCAGAAATTATAAAGGATGCATAAGCCATACGTTTT
It contains:
- a CDS encoding DUF4153 domain-containing protein — translated: MEELNNPKIEISSVGMEENIVKKENIYLLIGSIILAVVYNILFYEKELGISYPIFVLAFYGVLLFTLRDKIVFKINFGTMLTIPIVMLSFAYMFFSNAIFMFFNFLIIPMLIFMQTLLITNNNDYKWFDARFILDLLNALFVRTFSYILKPFSLISKILKKKTNSGKASVISKVVIGLLLSVPLIAVVIALLSEADEVFSHWMGNISDLFINLSIGDFTAQLIIGLIIGSLIFSYLWSLYYQNNRQTGKNIVDNVQIRKVWDPVIVLTMLISVNLIYVVFTIIQFTYLFGSISSLLPQGVTYAEYARRGFFELVAVTLINVSILTSIINLTKNDNAIVSMALKVLNTLLVACTMVMLLSAHFRMSLYEEEYGYTYLRVFTHAFMIFIFVILIATLIKVWRESFSLLKSYIVVAIIAYIAINYFNADVFIVNNNIRRFETNTGEIIDTYYLTSLSDDAVPYMVTLLGNKNEQISSDIRHELKLRKERLAEKNDWQSFNLSHYRAKLVLDEYGLN
- a CDS encoding helix-turn-helix domain-containing protein; translated protein: MAILVNLDVMMAKRKMSLSELASKVDITLANLSILKTGKAKAVRFSTLEAICEALDCQPGDILEYDSEKLKGE